TCTGGGACATATCCCCAGTTTCTGTACGGCTTGTTATCGTGAAGGTCGGACGGGTGACCGTTTCATGTCTCTTGTCAAGCGGGGACAGATAGCAAATTGCTGTCAGCCCAATGCCTTGATGACTCTGAAAGAATATCTGGAAGATTACGCTTCACCCGAAACCCGGGAGAAAGGTATCCGCCTCATTCATGAAGAGATGGAACGCATCCCGAATCCGAAAATCCGGGAAATAGCTCTGCGAAACCTGCATGAGATAGAGGAAGGGAAAAGAGATTTCAGATTTTAAGAAGAAAATGATAATTTATTAACCCCTTAATATTGAGACTAATGAATCAGACTCCTAATGCAAACCGCCTGCACATCGCCCTCTTCGGACGGCGAAACAGTGGAAAATCCAGCCTTGTCAATGCCTTGACAGGGCAAGATACCGTTATAGTCTCCCCCACTCCCGGCACTACTACTGATCCTGTGACAAAAGCAATGGAAATTCATCCACTCGGTCCGTGTCTGCTTATTGACACTCCGGGCTTCGATGACGAAGGCGAGCTGGGAGAAATGCGCGTAGAATGCACCTTGAAAATAATCGGAAAAACCGATATCGCCCTGTTGCTTTGTGAAACCGGAGACGCACAGGAACAGGAATGGCTTCAACGATTGAAGGAACGAGGCATCCCTGTCATATTGCTTCTGAACAAAGCTGACGCACGCCCCAATACGACAGAGCTGGCAGAACAGATAAAAGCAAGTTGCGGACAGCCTCCCATCATCATCAGTGCCAAAGACGGCACAGGTATCGAAGCCATCCACCGCGCCATTCTGGAAAAGTTACCTGCCGATTTCGGAGAACAAACCATCACCGGGAACCTCGTAGCAGAAGGTGATGTAGTAGTGTTAGTCATGCCCCAGGACCTTCAGGCACCTAAAGGACGACTTATCCTTCCCCAAGTACAGACAATCCGCGAACTTCTGGACAAGAAATGCCTGATCATGAGTTGTACCACAGATAAGCTGAAAGACACATTGTGCGCACTTGCTAATCCCCCCAAATTAATTATCACAGATTCGCAAGTATTCCACACCGTATACGAACAAAAACCGGCTGAAAGCCGGCTCACTTCTTTCTCCGTGCTCTTTGCCGGATACAAGGGAGATATACACTATTGTGTAGAAAGTGCATTCGCCATCGACCGACTAACGGAACAATCCCGCGTATTGATAGCCGAGGCCTGTACCCATGCTCCACTGACAGAAGATATAGGCAGAGTAAAAATCCCCCACCTGCTGCGTAAGCGAACAGGTGAAGGATTGCAGATAGATATTGTCTCCGGAAATGATTTTCCAGAAGATTTATCCCCATACAATTTGATTATCCACTGTGGCGCCTGTATGTTCAATAGAAAGTATGTACTGAGTCGCATTGAACAGGCACGGATGCAAAAAGTTCCCATGACAAATTATGGGGTAGCAATTGCCTACATCAGTGGAATACTAGACAAAATAGAAAAATAATGAGCCACTCTACTCCAGTTCCTCCAGCACTTTCTTCACATCCACCGCCTGAAGCCTCCCGTACACCTTCTCTCCAATCATCACTACGGGCGCCAGTCCACACGCTCCTACGCAACGCAGACAATCGAGTGAAAACTTCCCGTCCGGTGTCGTTTCTCCGACTTCGATGCCCAGCACACGCTTGAATTCCTCAAGCAATTTCTCCGAACCACGTACGTAGCACGCCGTTCCCATACACACCGAAATAGGATGTTTACCTTTAGGAGTCATCGTAAAGAAAGTATAGAATGTTACCACACCATACACACGCGACACCGGAACATTCAGCTTTGCAGCAATCAGGCGCTGCATCTCTTCCGGCAGATAGCCGTGCAGATGCTGCGCTTCATGAAGTATATTGATAAGTTCGCCCGGCTGGTTGCCATGCTTGTCACAAATAGCACGCACTTGTTCGGCAACGTCACAGGCTAATTTGATATCTGACATAGTTTCTCCGTTTTAATAAGTTAATCAATCGCCTTATTGAAATAATGCGTATGCAGCAACCGTTCTGCAGTCTCACTCAGCGGTTTGCCCAGATATTCCTCGTACAACGTCTTGATGTACGGATTCTCATGCGACTTGCGCAAAGGCTTCTGTGCATCTTCCCGATACAGTGCATTGGCACGTGCATACAGCACTTCCGAGTTGCCATGATGCAACGGTTGTCCGCCACCACCGATACAGCCACCCGGACATGCCATAATCTCAATCACATGATACTCATTCCGCCCATGGCGAATATCTTCCAACAATTGACGCGCATTACCCAGACCATGAGCAATACCCACCTTCAGTTCAAAACCATCCAGATCAATCGTCGCACGGCGCACACCGGCCAGACCACGCACCTGTTCGAAGTTCACATTCTCCAATGTCCGCCCGGTATAAATCTCATAAACCGAACGCAATGCTGCTTCCATCACACCACCGGTCGTTCCGAAGATGA
The nucleotide sequence above comes from Bacteroides intestinalis DSM 17393. Encoded proteins:
- the hydF gene encoding [FeFe] hydrogenase H-cluster maturation GTPase HydF, encoding MNQTPNANRLHIALFGRRNSGKSSLVNALTGQDTVIVSPTPGTTTDPVTKAMEIHPLGPCLLIDTPGFDDEGELGEMRVECTLKIIGKTDIALLLCETGDAQEQEWLQRLKERGIPVILLLNKADARPNTTELAEQIKASCGQPPIIISAKDGTGIEAIHRAILEKLPADFGEQTITGNLVAEGDVVVLVMPQDLQAPKGRLILPQVQTIRELLDKKCLIMSCTTDKLKDTLCALANPPKLIITDSQVFHTVYEQKPAESRLTSFSVLFAGYKGDIHYCVESAFAIDRLTEQSRVLIAEACTHAPLTEDIGRVKIPHLLRKRTGEGLQIDIVSGNDFPEDLSPYNLIIHCGACMFNRKYVLSRIEQARMQKVPMTNYGVAIAYISGILDKIEK
- the nuoE gene encoding NADH-quinone oxidoreductase subunit NuoE, encoding MSDIKLACDVAEQVRAICDKHGNQPGELINILHEAQHLHGYLPEEMQRLIAAKLNVPVSRVYGVVTFYTFFTMTPKGKHPISVCMGTACYVRGSEKLLEEFKRVLGIEVGETTPDGKFSLDCLRCVGACGLAPVVMIGEKVYGRLQAVDVKKVLEELE